A portion of the Bdellovibrionales bacterium CG10_big_fil_rev_8_21_14_0_10_45_34 genome contains these proteins:
- the hisC gene encoding histidinol-phosphate transaminase, protein MIEIPDYIKNLKPYQPGKAISETQKEFGLSQVIKLASNENPIGISEKVLKAMSEKLKDSFRYPEGSQGAMIDALSKKYQISESQICLGNGSNELINLLIQLACRPDDKILTFQYAFVAYKISAQTFGIQTDEVICRDRFEMDMNDLLGAIGEKHKLIFLPNPNNPTGRTIPQDKVREFLEKIAGRPLLLVLDDAYSEFADDPSALDAFAILREFPENVVVLKTFSKVFGLAGLRVGALFGNKKIINYVHRIRNPFNTNIFCESALPVALSDVDFVKRSRDVVVFGRNQWMEGLRRMGLDPIQSQANFILVDCKVDCEKLHMELLKRGVILRPMKPYGLNTYMRISIGTRQENELAIKVVADVLKAICEENL, encoded by the coding sequence GTGATTGAAATACCAGACTACATTAAGAACTTGAAGCCCTACCAACCTGGGAAAGCCATTTCTGAAACACAGAAAGAGTTTGGCCTGTCTCAGGTGATAAAACTTGCTAGCAATGAAAATCCCATCGGTATAAGCGAAAAAGTACTAAAAGCTATGAGTGAAAAACTCAAAGACTCGTTTCGCTATCCGGAAGGTTCTCAAGGCGCAATGATTGACGCCCTCTCTAAAAAGTATCAGATCTCAGAAAGTCAGATTTGCCTGGGTAATGGCTCAAACGAACTCATTAATTTGCTCATTCAGTTGGCATGTCGCCCTGATGACAAGATTTTGACCTTTCAGTACGCCTTCGTTGCCTATAAGATTTCGGCGCAAACTTTTGGTATCCAAACTGACGAGGTTATCTGTCGAGACCGATTTGAAATGGACATGAATGATCTCTTGGGTGCTATAGGCGAAAAGCATAAGCTGATTTTTTTACCAAATCCTAACAATCCTACGGGGCGCACTATTCCTCAAGATAAGGTGAGAGAGTTTTTGGAGAAGATTGCGGGTCGACCCCTGCTCTTGGTTCTTGATGACGCCTATAGTGAATTTGCAGATGATCCATCAGCTTTAGATGCTTTCGCTATTCTCCGAGAGTTTCCAGAGAACGTCGTTGTGCTCAAGACATTTTCGAAAGTGTTCGGTTTAGCGGGGCTGCGAGTGGGAGCTCTGTTTGGAAACAAGAAAATAATCAACTACGTCCATCGCATTCGGAATCCGTTCAACACCAATATTTTTTGTGAATCGGCTTTACCGGTAGCTCTCTCAGATGTCGACTTTGTTAAACGTTCAAGAGACGTTGTCGTCTTCGGCAGAAATCAGTGGATGGAAGGCCTGCGCCGAATGGGACTGGATCCAATACAAAGCCAGGCAAATTTTATTCTTGTTGATTGTAAAGTCGATTGCGAAAAACTTCATATGGAGCTTTTAAAAAGAGGAGTTATCCTAAGACCTATGAAGCCGTACGGCCTCAACACTTATATGAGAATTAGCATTGGCACTAGGCAAGAAAACGAATTAGCAATCAAAGTAGTGGCGGATGTCTTAAAAGCAATTTGCGAAGAAAACTTATAG
- a CDS encoding cytidylate kinase, which produces MRERAKVITIDGPAASGKSSVSRDVARSLGWSWVSTGIFYRGMAYIALKKSVPLSDIDAVARLPFEKDWQVELTEQMTRFFYNGNDITSDLESNEVGEIASQISQNKKFRQALLEAQRQCAEGVDGLVAEGRDCGSVVFPSALVKIFLTASSVDRAQRRAIQQGVDVEHVQASNERRDARDEKTLKLISHLPEETHVIDTSSMTLEQVVEKVKAIAEGKIK; this is translated from the coding sequence ATGAGAGAGAGAGCAAAAGTGATTACAATTGATGGCCCTGCAGCTTCTGGAAAATCCAGTGTGAGTCGAGACGTTGCGCGAAGTCTGGGATGGAGCTGGGTTTCAACGGGGATTTTTTATAGAGGTATGGCCTATATTGCTTTAAAAAAGTCGGTTCCATTGTCGGACATCGACGCTGTGGCTAGGCTACCGTTCGAAAAAGACTGGCAAGTAGAATTGACCGAACAGATGACACGATTTTTCTACAACGGAAACGATATCACTAGCGATTTGGAATCTAATGAAGTTGGTGAGATTGCTAGTCAAATTAGCCAAAATAAAAAATTCCGTCAGGCTCTCTTGGAGGCCCAGCGCCAGTGTGCCGAGGGTGTAGACGGATTGGTAGCTGAAGGTCGCGACTGTGGCTCAGTAGTTTTTCCGAGCGCTTTAGTGAAGATATTTCTGACGGCTTCGAGTGTGGACCGAGCGCAAAGAAGGGCTATTCAACAGGGTGTTGATGTCGAGCATGTGCAGGCGAGCAACGAGCGCAGAGATGCCAGAGACGAAAAAACTTTGAAATTGATTTCCCACCTACCTGAAGAGACGCACGTCATAGACACCAGCTCCATGACACTTGAGCAAGTCGTTGAAAAGGTTAAAGCGATTGCTGAAGGCAAAATAAAGTAG
- a CDS encoding 30S ribosomal protein S1 — MRAVIAALDAEDNKIESNPGGLPAYQGKESFSELFESSQKKQQFAPGDVVSGKIVEIQKDYVLVDINYKSEGLIPINEFNTIDPEQAPKAGQVLDVYIERAENENGMVVLSKDKADMLKAWSDISKAVESEEVVEGTVTAKVKGGLNVDIGVKAFLPGSQIDIRPVRNLDVFIGKKLRFRVIKFNKKRGNIVLSRRALLEEERESLKTQTLDAIKEGSIVKGVVKNITDYGAFIDLGGMDGLLHITDMSWGRVKHPSEILTVGQELEVKVLKYDNEKERVSLGLKQMQADPWESAIQTYTVGTKTTGKVVSLTDYGAFVELGDGVEGLIHVSEMSWTKRVKHPSQLINVGDEVNVQVLDVDANNRRISLGMKQLEANPWIELKETYPPGTIIEGEIKSITDFGIFVSIEDGIDGLVHVSDFSWTKRINHPSEVYQKGDRVRAVVLGVDIENERFSLGLKQLESDPWSQIDSKYSIGSQHQVKVARIADFGVFVELEPEIEGLIHISELTKQRVESAEAFCKPGDALLAEVVTIDKDARKIGLSAKLVELRNEKADVKDYVKKATSSSKTSLGDLFGDALKGATQSGSNSGDEA; from the coding sequence ATGCGTGCAGTGATTGCTGCCTTGGATGCAGAAGACAACAAAATTGAGTCAAATCCCGGAGGGCTTCCGGCTTACCAAGGGAAGGAATCTTTTTCAGAGCTGTTTGAGAGCTCGCAGAAAAAGCAACAGTTTGCACCTGGTGACGTCGTATCCGGAAAAATCGTTGAGATTCAAAAGGACTATGTACTCGTAGACATCAATTACAAATCTGAGGGTCTTATCCCTATAAATGAATTCAACACAATTGATCCAGAGCAAGCCCCTAAAGCAGGGCAGGTTCTTGATGTCTATATCGAAAGGGCTGAGAACGAGAATGGCATGGTTGTTCTTTCTAAAGACAAAGCCGACATGCTCAAAGCTTGGAGTGATATCTCTAAGGCTGTTGAGAGCGAAGAGGTTGTTGAAGGAACGGTAACAGCAAAAGTCAAAGGTGGGCTGAACGTCGACATCGGCGTCAAAGCATTTCTACCGGGCAGTCAAATCGATATTAGGCCAGTGAGAAACCTTGACGTCTTTATTGGTAAAAAGCTTCGTTTCCGAGTTATTAAGTTTAATAAAAAACGCGGTAACATTGTACTTTCCAGAAGAGCACTTCTTGAAGAAGAGCGAGAGAGCCTTAAGACTCAGACATTGGATGCGATCAAGGAAGGCTCCATTGTTAAAGGCGTTGTTAAAAATATCACCGATTACGGAGCGTTCATTGACCTTGGAGGTATGGACGGGCTTCTGCACATCACCGATATGAGTTGGGGCCGCGTAAAGCATCCTTCAGAGATATTAACGGTGGGACAAGAACTTGAAGTGAAAGTGCTGAAATATGACAACGAGAAAGAGCGTGTGAGTCTAGGACTTAAGCAGATGCAGGCGGATCCGTGGGAAAGCGCCATTCAAACTTACACTGTTGGAACTAAGACTACGGGTAAAGTTGTTAGCCTTACTGACTATGGCGCATTTGTCGAACTTGGCGACGGTGTTGAAGGTTTGATTCACGTGAGCGAAATGAGCTGGACAAAGCGTGTGAAGCATCCCTCTCAGTTAATCAATGTTGGCGATGAAGTGAATGTACAAGTTTTGGATGTTGATGCGAACAATCGTCGTATCAGCTTAGGTATGAAACAACTAGAGGCTAATCCTTGGATTGAGTTGAAAGAGACTTATCCACCAGGAACAATCATTGAAGGTGAGATTAAGTCTATTACCGATTTCGGTATCTTTGTAAGTATCGAAGATGGTATCGACGGACTCGTGCATGTATCTGATTTTTCTTGGACAAAGAGGATCAACCATCCTTCAGAAGTTTACCAAAAAGGTGATCGCGTTAGAGCAGTTGTATTGGGTGTCGATATCGAGAACGAAAGATTTAGTTTGGGCCTTAAGCAATTAGAGTCTGATCCTTGGTCACAAATTGATTCTAAATATTCAATTGGATCTCAACACCAAGTGAAAGTTGCGAGAATAGCTGATTTTGGTGTTTTTGTTGAGCTTGAACCCGAGATTGAAGGCTTGATCCACATTAGTGAACTGACTAAGCAGCGTGTAGAGAGTGCCGAAGCTTTTTGTAAGCCGGGCGACGCCCTACTTGCTGAGGTGGTAACGATTGACAAGGATGCACGCAAGATCGGTTTGAGTGCGAAGCTTGTTGAGCTAAGAAATGAAAAGGCTGATGTGAAAGACTATGTTAAGAAGGCGACTTCATCTTCAAAGACTTCTTTGGGAGACTTGTTTGGTGACGCTCTAAAAGGGGCAACACAGTCTGGCTCGAACTCAGGTGACGAGGCATAA
- the sppA gene encoding signal peptide peptidase SppA: MMRFLGRLLSLIAIGIVIAFLFSVGSAIVAISGMSQLESTPPANSILVLDMNGIILDGEPFLTDLRKFREDPNIKGVLVRINSPGGVVGASQELYAELKRTKEEFAKPVVASCNSLAASGAFYAAMGADKIVVNPGTLLGSIGVIIEFANLERLYDWAKIERYALKTGTYKDAGAEYKKLTDQEKQMFQGTLDEVLAQFVSAIATGRKMDEEKVRTYADGRIFTGKWAVDEGFADKTGTFTDALRELKLLAGIEDSAKPHLFYPPEKNPGVLKILGLSPGSESSLSENIRLSAQLFGRPLFIMSGQFPIGK; the protein is encoded by the coding sequence TTGATGCGTTTTTTGGGTAGACTGCTTTCACTTATCGCTATTGGGATAGTGATAGCTTTTTTGTTTTCCGTGGGATCTGCCATAGTTGCGATATCTGGAATGTCGCAGTTGGAGTCGACCCCTCCTGCAAATTCAATTCTTGTTCTAGATATGAACGGTATCATCCTCGATGGTGAGCCGTTCTTAACTGACCTTCGAAAATTCCGGGAGGATCCGAATATCAAGGGAGTTCTTGTAAGAATTAACTCTCCGGGAGGAGTGGTTGGGGCAAGCCAAGAGCTCTACGCAGAACTCAAGCGAACAAAAGAAGAATTCGCAAAACCAGTTGTGGCTAGTTGCAACTCACTAGCTGCGAGTGGAGCATTTTATGCGGCAATGGGTGCTGACAAAATTGTCGTAAACCCAGGTACGCTGTTGGGCTCAATCGGTGTAATCATCGAGTTCGCAAATCTTGAAAGGCTCTATGATTGGGCGAAGATCGAACGATATGCGCTTAAGACGGGAACTTATAAAGATGCGGGCGCCGAATACAAAAAACTAACTGACCAAGAAAAACAGATGTTCCAAGGCACCTTGGATGAAGTGCTTGCTCAGTTCGTATCTGCTATAGCAACTGGTCGCAAAATGGACGAAGAAAAAGTGAGAACATACGCCGATGGGCGTATTTTTACCGGAAAATGGGCCGTTGATGAAGGTTTTGCGGATAAGACGGGAACATTTACTGATGCCCTCAGAGAGCTCAAACTGCTTGCCGGTATTGAAGACTCTGCAAAGCCACATTTGTTTTATCCACCAGAAAAAAATCCAGGAGTTCTAAAAATCCTCGGGTTGAGTCCAGGCTCCGAATCTTCACTGAGCGAAAATATCAGGCTAAGCGCCCAGCTCTTCGGGCGACCATTGTTTATTATGTCGGGGCAGTTTCCTATAGGAAAGTAA
- a CDS encoding HIT family hydrolase: MAKDDDGGRNWIESLNWPGLKNVLFRPDRYNYVKKVFPTTECVFCVAAQDAPKFENLVVHRSEYSLIVINKYPYNSGHLLVMPRAHIGGLLKLDTRQYTDLHECLRLALRAVEEVYEPQAVNIGMNHGKVAGAGIPEHLHYHLVPRWGGDTNFFPLIAGTKVVVENLDTSYARLKSWFSENLDEGTVTR, encoded by the coding sequence ATGGCTAAAGACGACGACGGCGGCAGAAATTGGATCGAATCGTTAAACTGGCCAGGACTAAAGAATGTACTCTTTCGCCCAGACCGCTACAACTATGTGAAAAAAGTCTTCCCAACAACTGAATGTGTTTTTTGTGTTGCAGCCCAAGATGCTCCGAAGTTTGAAAATTTGGTAGTTCATCGCAGTGAATATTCTCTTATTGTGATTAACAAGTATCCTTACAACTCGGGGCACCTATTGGTAATGCCTCGAGCACACATCGGAGGCTTGTTGAAGTTAGATACTCGCCAATATACAGATCTACACGAGTGCCTGCGGCTTGCCCTGCGCGCCGTTGAAGAGGTGTATGAACCTCAGGCGGTAAATATCGGTATGAATCATGGCAAGGTTGCTGGGGCGGGGATTCCAGAACACTTGCATTATCACCTTGTACCGAGATGGGGAGGGGATACAAATTTCTTTCCTCTGATTGCCGGAACAAAAGTAGTAGTGGAGAATTTAGATACATCCTATGCGCGGTTGAAGTCCTGGTTCAGCGAGAACCTCGACGAAGGTACGGTAACAAGGTAG
- the mce gene encoding methylmalonyl-CoA epimerase: protein MFKDFEIDHIGVAVRSLEEGFKLYGLMGFDEMYTEVVPSEKVKVGFIEFANGARVELLEPISDDSVIAKFLKKRGPGFHHICYRVKDIEVVMKALSDQGVRMIDSKPRIGAHNCKVAFVHPSSASGMLVELSQKVGS, encoded by the coding sequence TTGTTTAAAGATTTTGAAATTGATCATATTGGGGTTGCTGTTCGAAGCTTAGAAGAAGGCTTTAAGCTTTACGGTTTAATGGGATTTGATGAGATGTATACTGAGGTGGTCCCCTCAGAAAAGGTAAAGGTTGGATTTATCGAATTTGCAAATGGGGCGCGGGTGGAATTACTCGAGCCAATATCAGATGATTCGGTAATTGCAAAATTCCTAAAAAAAAGAGGGCCGGGCTTTCACCACATCTGTTACAGAGTGAAGGATATTGAGGTGGTTATGAAGGCTCTCAGCGATCAAGGAGTTCGAATGATAGATTCGAAACCACGCATTGGTGCTCACAATTGCAAGGTGGCATTTGTGCATCCCTCATCGGCTAGCGGCATGTTGGTAGAGCTTAGTCAGAAGGTAGGAAGCTAG
- a CDS encoding rhomboid family intramembrane serine protease, which yields MGFRGSMGGTPASIPFTPMVKRLVIINVAIWLICQVILEQFVLDKPFITLNFGLVPVFVLEKFYIWQIVTYMFLHSLNPMHILFNMLMLWWMGSELETRWGSKFFLLYYFVCGIGAGVIYSIIALAVVLLGGGASALIVPVIGASGALFGLLLAYGVLFGERIVYFMFVFPMRAKYFVIILGAVELLFLINNGVGNSGVANLAHLGGLVTGYLFMIFWTRWQRKRRVKSGASKSAGHLELIVNNERKNNNGSRDPRFWN from the coding sequence GTGGGCTTTAGAGGATCAATGGGCGGTACGCCCGCAAGCATCCCTTTTACTCCGATGGTCAAACGACTTGTGATCATTAACGTGGCCATCTGGTTGATTTGTCAGGTGATTTTGGAGCAGTTCGTTTTAGACAAGCCCTTTATTACTTTAAACTTCGGTTTAGTGCCCGTGTTTGTGCTCGAGAAGTTTTATATTTGGCAAATAGTTACCTATATGTTTTTGCACTCACTTAATCCAATGCACATTTTGTTTAATATGCTGATGCTGTGGTGGATGGGAAGCGAACTCGAAACACGCTGGGGTTCAAAATTTTTTCTATTGTACTATTTCGTTTGCGGTATCGGGGCAGGGGTTATTTATTCTATCATTGCTTTGGCCGTAGTCCTTCTGGGAGGAGGAGCAAGCGCCTTAATTGTACCCGTGATTGGTGCTTCTGGCGCACTGTTCGGTCTTTTACTCGCTTACGGTGTCCTTTTTGGCGAGCGTATTGTGTATTTTATGTTCGTCTTTCCGATGCGGGCAAAATACTTTGTAATAATTCTGGGTGCAGTTGAACTGCTCTTTTTAATTAACAATGGTGTAGGCAATTCTGGAGTGGCAAACCTGGCTCATTTGGGTGGATTGGTGACCGGTTATTTATTTATGATTTTCTGGACAAGGTGGCAAAGAAAACGTCGGGTTAAAAGCGGCGCGAGCAAATCGGCTGGGCACCTTGAGCTCATAGTTAATAATGAACGGAAAAACAATAATGGTTCCAGAGACCCGCGCTTTTGGAACTGA
- a CDS encoding flagellar protein FliL, which produces MAEQKNESTEGAAPKKNFGVILKFGFLGLNIIAVCSGLGLTYMATMGSADPTIREEREIARLEQERNAPHEDPVYYTMPVFTVNLDGIPRRILRTQMTLELLNKKGFEEVVGLDAKTRDSIVRILNSKSFHDVEPIQGKLILKHQVATQLNSVLNEGVVVDVFFEEFIVQ; this is translated from the coding sequence GTGGCTGAACAAAAAAATGAGTCGACAGAGGGGGCAGCGCCGAAGAAGAATTTCGGGGTCATATTAAAGTTTGGGTTTTTGGGACTCAACATTATTGCCGTTTGTTCCGGCTTAGGCCTCACTTATATGGCAACGATGGGCAGTGCTGATCCGACGATTCGAGAAGAAAGAGAGATAGCTCGCTTAGAGCAAGAAAGAAATGCGCCGCATGAGGATCCCGTTTACTACACAATGCCGGTCTTCACGGTGAATCTTGACGGGATTCCTCGACGTATTCTTAGGACGCAAATGACTCTTGAGCTGCTGAACAAAAAAGGATTCGAGGAAGTCGTAGGTCTTGACGCAAAAACTCGCGATTCCATAGTGCGGATTCTCAACTCTAAATCATTTCATGATGTCGAACCCATTCAAGGTAAGCTGATCCTTAAACATCAGGTAGCCACCCAGCTCAATTCTGTTCTCAACGAAGGCGTCGTTGTCGACGTATTCTTTGAAGAATTCATCGTGCAGTAA
- a CDS encoding insulinase family protein: MLKQLLVITSVFGLTPQINAEQNSALALRFPVEKMVLENGLTVLLSASSTSPIVSYQTWFRVGSRDEKEGLTGLAHLFEHLMFKGATRYSNKEFDQTIRNHGGSANAFTTRDYTGYYINFPNEFATLAVDLESDRMASLKFDEESLKSEREVVKEEKRFRFDNNPLGKLFNSLFEVTFEKSRYRWPVIGSMEDLDRSTLEDAKDFFSSFYSPSNAVIVVAGGFEMSKMKNDIKAAYQNIPRREVKRLAPIPEPRQKSPRSLTIREAVQTPHIAFSFRSPKAGGEDSHAMDILGAIIGEGEDSRLHRELVYKRQIATSVSTYNQSMLESGVFQTLIQATSIKSLATIASVYNSVVEQIRRSGVTQGELDRAKKKIMLDFVESLKTAAGKARALALNEVMLGDYEALFNDIEKYQKVDVKSIQASALAYLNRHQGVTIKLLPESRSNSSQKGAK; the protein is encoded by the coding sequence GTGTTAAAGCAGCTATTGGTAATCACTAGTGTTTTCGGGTTAACCCCGCAGATAAATGCAGAACAAAATTCGGCGCTGGCGCTGAGATTTCCCGTCGAAAAGATGGTTTTAGAGAATGGCCTTACCGTTCTCCTCAGCGCAAGTTCAACCTCTCCGATTGTTAGCTACCAAACGTGGTTTCGTGTTGGTTCTCGTGATGAAAAAGAGGGCCTCACTGGGTTAGCTCACTTATTTGAACATCTTATGTTTAAGGGCGCGACAAGGTATTCGAATAAAGAGTTCGATCAAACGATTCGCAATCACGGTGGTTCGGCCAATGCTTTCACGACAAGAGATTACACTGGATATTATATAAACTTCCCAAATGAATTTGCCACTTTAGCCGTAGATTTAGAGAGCGACAGAATGGCAAGTCTAAAGTTCGACGAAGAATCCTTAAAGAGTGAACGAGAAGTCGTCAAAGAAGAAAAGCGATTTCGCTTCGATAATAATCCGCTCGGAAAGCTTTTTAATTCACTCTTCGAAGTGACCTTTGAGAAGAGTCGATACAGGTGGCCTGTTATTGGTTCAATGGAAGATCTAGATCGCTCGACACTTGAAGACGCTAAAGACTTTTTTAGCTCTTTTTATTCGCCTTCTAACGCCGTCATTGTTGTTGCCGGTGGATTTGAAATGTCGAAGATGAAAAACGATATTAAAGCTGCTTACCAAAATATTCCTCGGCGCGAAGTTAAAAGATTGGCTCCAATACCAGAGCCTCGTCAGAAATCGCCCAGGTCACTCACTATAAGAGAAGCCGTTCAGACGCCTCACATAGCTTTTAGTTTTAGATCGCCAAAAGCGGGCGGCGAAGATAGCCATGCCATGGATATCTTGGGTGCTATAATAGGAGAAGGCGAAGACTCGCGGCTTCATCGAGAGTTGGTATACAAAAGACAAATTGCAACGAGTGTTTCGACCTACAATCAAAGCATGCTTGAATCCGGAGTGTTTCAAACACTCATCCAGGCAACCTCAATCAAGTCATTGGCGACGATTGCAAGTGTCTATAATAGTGTTGTCGAGCAGATACGTCGCAGTGGGGTAACCCAAGGTGAGCTCGACAGGGCCAAAAAGAAGATCATGCTTGATTTTGTCGAATCACTAAAAACGGCCGCGGGAAAGGCCAGAGCACTCGCTCTCAATGAAGTGATGTTAGGCGACTACGAGGCTCTCTTTAATGATATCGAAAAGTATCAAAAGGTTGATGTTAAATCGATTCAGGCGTCTGCACTGGCCTATTTGAATCGACATCAAGGCGTCACGATAAAGTTGTTGCCGGAATCTCGATCAAATAGCTCTCAGAAAGGCGCGAAATGA